The proteins below are encoded in one region of Pseudophryne corroboree isolate aPseCor3 chromosome 8, aPseCor3.hap2, whole genome shotgun sequence:
- the LOC134949813 gene encoding paraneoplastic antigen Ma1 homolog, producing the protein MEFIKGEDISSWCRSKGVDAQKSLSILGNFMEIIDEDIVSEVKKMYGIKQPYIVDKWKGINDDICAILISNDNQLDASVIPANILIEKAPGKKWKIMWPVDKYVDGGQKTLMQEDSKIESISAGCYPNNSNTSEKELLDKDNIDPQVENLMDKVVNHFERWHYEGGYRRLRIFSGVTPVPTGEESYEVWREAAVQHSEEWRCPEHIKKQRIVESLRGPAMGIIHATRRSNNQATLKDYFEALDYSFGTLEDVGDILSRLNQTYQEPNETLTNYIYRLDKILYKLLDKGGINPQEIDERRLKHILRGALTTNPVAQRLRCSLPREPAPTLGELIKEVKVEEVQIENRDKNLKRVKIIAPTVEVQSVNEQLLKLIEEQNKKLDQLISLQNTPNAASRISPSGRGRGFNRRSVDNSNITCFKCGQLGHRSFECNQGRMFSSLPATPDRRQQEQSENIEEMSMNPAPTPNP; encoded by the coding sequence ATGGAGTTTATAAAGGGAGAAGATATATCTAGCTGGTGTAGAAGCAAAGGTGTAGATGCACAGAAAAGTTTAAGCATTTTGGGAAATTTTATGGAAATAATAGATGAAGATATTGTAAGTGAAGTTAAGAAAATGTATGGAATAAAACAACCCTATATTGTAGATAAATGGAAAGGAATTAATGATGACATATGTGCCAttttaattagtaatgacaatcaatTAGATGCATCTGTAATACCAGCTAATATTTTAATTGAAAAGGCCCCTGGTAAGAAATGGAAAATAATGTGGCCAGTGGATAAGTATGTAGATGGGGGGCAGAAGACTTTAATGCAAGAAGATAGTAAAATTGAGAGTATAAGTGCAGGATGTTACCCCAATAACAGTAATACCTCCGAAAAAGAATTATTAGATAAGGATAACATAGATCCCCAAGTTGAAAATTTAATGGATAAAGTGGTTAATCATTTTGAACGATGGCATTATGAAGGGGGGTATCGGAGACTGAGAATCTTTTCAGGGGTAACCCCAGTTCCCACAGGAGAAGAGAGCTATGAGGTATGGCGAGAGGCGGCGGTACAACATTCGGAGGAGTGGAGATGCCCCGAGCACATAAAAAAACAAAGAATTGTGGAAAGTTTGAGGGGACCCGCCATGGGAATAATTCATGCCACCAGGAGAAGTAACAATCAAGCTACTTTGAAAGATTATTTCGAAGCCTTGGACTATTCATTTGGGACTTTGGAGGATGTAGGGGACATTCTATCTAGATTAAATCAAACTTACCAAGAGCCTAATGAAACGCTTACCAATTACATTTATCGCTTAGATAAAATTCTCtacaaacttctggataaaggaggGATTAATCCACAGGAAATTGATGAGAGGCGATTGAAACATATCTTGAGAGGGGCTCTTACTACTAACCCAGTAGCCCAACGTTTAAGGTGTAGTCTGCCAAGGGAGCCTGCTCCTactttaggagaattgataaaagaAGTAAAAGTGGAAGAAGTACAGATTGAAAACAGAGATAAGAATTTAAAACGAGTTAAAATAATTGCTCCTACTGTAGAAGTTCAGTCAGTAAATGAACAATTACTTAAGTTAATAGAGGAACAAAACAAGAAATTAGATCAATTAATTTCTCTACAAAACACTCCAAATGCAGCTTCAAGAATATCCCCTTCTGGCCGGGGTAGAGGATTCAACAGGAGATCGGTGGATAATTCTAATATCACCTGCTTTAAATGTGGACAATTAGGACATAGGTCCTTTGAATGTAATCAGGGAAGAATGTTCTCTTCACTCCCAGCTACACCGGATAGACGTCAGCAGGAACAGTCGGAAAACATAGAAGAGATGTCGATGAACCCCGCACCGACTCCCAACCCATAA